A stretch of the Sphingobacterium thalpophilum genome encodes the following:
- a CDS encoding response regulator transcription factor codes for MQILLVEDDRRISSFVVKGLEEMGYQVILVESAEAAREWISADSVDIIVLDVMLPGIDGIQFTKMIRYRKNRIPILILSALSEVEDKVEALESGADDYLVKPFAFKELVSRIRALVRRDGYKSMTKQNLIEIRNLKIDLEKYEVYRNGKLVDLSPKEFKLFKFLIENRDKTLSRTAILQAVWGIDFDNNTNVVDVYVSYLRGKIDPDGEASLIKTVKGVGYMLKTD; via the coding sequence ATGCAGATACTTTTAGTGGAAGATGATCGTCGTATCAGCAGCTTTGTTGTGAAGGGCCTCGAGGAAATGGGGTATCAGGTGATCTTAGTGGAATCTGCAGAAGCTGCCAGGGAGTGGATTAGCGCCGATTCGGTGGATATAATCGTGCTTGATGTCATGTTGCCGGGTATTGACGGGATTCAGTTTACCAAAATGATACGTTATCGAAAAAATCGGATTCCGATTTTGATTTTAAGCGCGCTCAGTGAAGTCGAGGACAAGGTGGAGGCGCTGGAGAGCGGAGCAGACGACTATTTAGTCAAACCTTTTGCTTTCAAAGAACTGGTTAGCCGTATTCGGGCCCTAGTCCGGAGAGATGGTTATAAGAGCATGACCAAACAGAATTTGATTGAAATTCGTAATCTTAAAATAGATCTTGAGAAATATGAGGTATATAGGAATGGCAAACTTGTTGACTTGTCTCCCAAAGAATTTAAGCTGTTTAAATTTTTAATTGAAAACCGTGATAAAACGCTTTCGCGTACAGCCATACTTCAGGCTGTCTGGGGAATTGATTTCGACAATAATACTAACGTAGTTGATGTATATGTATCCTATCTTAGAGGCAAGATCGACCCTGATGGCGAGGCTTCATTGATCAAGACAGTCAAAGGTGTGGGGTACATGCTTAAAACGGATTAA
- a CDS encoding Gfo/Idh/MocA family oxidoreductase encodes MNHYLSRRSFVKQSVMAAGAVMLSNSVLGKVSLAKPNERVNLACVGLGNRAAEIIKELYKTGLCNIVALCDVDLGAKHTEEILAMFPDAPRFSDFRVMFDKVGNQIDAVSIGTPDFSHFAITMLALDLGKHVYVEKPMARTFLEVELMTDKARRNPKLATQMGNQGHSEANYFQFKAWKEAGIIKDVTRIDAHMNMPRRWHGWNINIKGFPAAETVPETLDWELWQMQTLGHDYNKDFVNGQWRCWYDFGMGALGDWGAHILDTAHEFLDLGLPTEITAVKLDGHNSYFFPMSSTLKFHFPKRKKMPAVDINWYDGLDNLPPIPEGYGISGLDPNIPAPSTGKLEPAKLNPGKIIYGKDLTFKGGSHASILQIIPEAKAKEMEARLPDVQKSPSNHFANFLKACRGEERTRSAFEIAGPLSQVFCLGVIAQRLNSKLVFDPVKKEISNDKFANALLAGPPPARGWEQYYKM; translated from the coding sequence ATGAACCATTATTTATCACGCAGAAGCTTTGTGAAACAATCTGTCATGGCAGCTGGCGCAGTCATGCTTTCAAATAGTGTGCTGGGTAAAGTGAGTCTTGCAAAACCCAATGAACGAGTCAACCTTGCCTGTGTGGGGTTGGGAAACCGCGCTGCGGAGATCATAAAAGAGTTATATAAAACAGGGCTCTGTAATATTGTTGCGCTTTGCGATGTGGATCTGGGGGCTAAACACACAGAGGAGATCCTCGCGATGTTCCCTGACGCACCTAGGTTCAGCGATTTTAGAGTGATGTTTGATAAAGTCGGTAATCAGATTGACGCTGTTAGTATCGGTACGCCTGATTTTTCCCATTTTGCCATAACTATGCTCGCCTTGGATCTTGGTAAGCATGTTTATGTAGAGAAACCGATGGCCCGGACCTTCTTAGAAGTCGAACTTATGACTGATAAGGCACGTAGAAATCCTAAACTTGCCACGCAGATGGGAAATCAAGGGCACTCCGAGGCAAACTATTTTCAATTCAAGGCTTGGAAAGAAGCAGGTATTATCAAGGACGTAACACGTATCGATGCCCATATGAACATGCCTCGTCGATGGCATGGCTGGAATATCAATATAAAAGGATTTCCGGCTGCAGAGACGGTGCCAGAAACGTTGGACTGGGAGCTTTGGCAGATGCAGACTTTGGGGCATGATTATAACAAGGATTTTGTAAACGGGCAATGGCGCTGCTGGTATGACTTTGGAATGGGCGCTCTCGGAGACTGGGGTGCGCACATTTTAGATACAGCACACGAATTCCTGGACCTTGGATTGCCGACAGAAATTACCGCAGTGAAGCTGGATGGCCACAATTCCTACTTTTTCCCCATGTCTTCCACCTTGAAATTCCACTTTCCCAAGCGAAAAAAAATGCCTGCAGTGGATATCAACTGGTATGATGGCCTGGATAACCTGCCACCTATACCAGAGGGTTATGGCATTTCGGGGCTTGATCCCAATATTCCGGCACCGAGTACCGGAAAACTTGAGCCAGCAAAATTAAATCCCGGTAAGATCATCTATGGAAAAGACCTGACATTCAAGGGCGGGTCTCACGCAAGTATATTACAGATTATTCCCGAGGCAAAAGCTAAAGAAATGGAAGCGCGCCTACCCGATGTGCAAAAATCCCCTTCAAATCATTTTGCTAACTTCTTAAAAGCGTGCAGGGGAGAGGAGAGGACCAGGTCTGCTTTTGAAATAGCCGGTCCATTGAGCCAAGTATTTTGCCTGGGAGTTATCGCACAGCGACTGAATTCGAAGCTTGTTTTTGATCCGGTCAAGAAAGAAATCAGCAATGATAAATTTGCTAATGCATTGTTGGCAGGTCCACCGCCGGCCAGAGGATGGGAACAGTATTACAAAATGTAG
- a CDS encoding TolC family protein — MRKIQIALIFFLGFNSYLSAQEPRTDCLTKSQVEQLFLEHNLTLLAKRFHLKQAEAAILQAKLWPNPTVSISEVNLWKNPSSESFSSLIGNYGKYQQVALELEQTIETAGKRKKRVQLQLLEKEDSRLQFEELLRNLRYDLRNQMLDLQVMQAKERLYNGQMEIFERISASYQHQWKEGNVSEMDYLRIQSEATAFRNKLAEIHQEKIEKINAVAQYLGDQAKMLCITDTLSLPDFVQAKPGEWKLTALENRSDYKMVRNELEKGKAQFEIERAERVPNLQVSMNYDRGGNIMRDFVGFGVSMDLPLFNRNQGNIKIAQLEIEKKKVEAEQFRLDIEREIDFLTARLGALETSLKSTDSTFAQRLDTALERYVRNFQQKRLTIVEFTDFINNYMENKEAILERCAKYLQYKEELIYLIGKDILE; from the coding sequence GTGAGAAAAATACAGATTGCATTAATTTTTTTTCTTGGATTCAATAGTTATCTATCCGCTCAGGAACCAAGGACAGATTGCCTGACGAAATCGCAGGTGGAGCAGCTGTTTCTCGAGCACAACTTGACGTTGCTGGCCAAGCGCTTTCATCTTAAACAAGCAGAAGCTGCTATATTGCAGGCAAAGCTATGGCCCAACCCGACAGTCTCCATTTCGGAGGTTAACCTTTGGAAAAATCCATCCAGTGAATCTTTTTCGTCACTCATAGGAAATTATGGCAAATATCAGCAAGTCGCACTGGAGCTGGAACAGACGATCGAAACAGCCGGAAAACGAAAGAAAAGAGTCCAATTGCAGCTCCTGGAAAAAGAAGACAGCAGACTTCAATTTGAAGAGTTGCTCCGGAACCTTCGTTATGATCTCCGAAACCAAATGCTGGATTTGCAGGTGATGCAGGCGAAAGAGCGGTTATACAATGGTCAGATGGAGATATTTGAACGGATCAGTGCATCTTATCAGCACCAATGGAAGGAGGGGAACGTGAGTGAAATGGATTACCTGCGTATCCAAAGTGAGGCGACGGCCTTTAGGAATAAGCTCGCCGAAATCCATCAAGAAAAGATAGAGAAAATAAACGCAGTTGCACAATACCTCGGTGATCAGGCTAAGATGCTTTGCATCACCGACACATTGAGTTTGCCGGATTTTGTCCAAGCTAAACCAGGCGAATGGAAGCTGACAGCACTCGAAAATAGGAGCGACTACAAAATGGTTCGCAATGAACTAGAAAAGGGAAAAGCGCAGTTCGAAATAGAGCGGGCGGAACGGGTCCCTAATCTACAAGTATCCATGAATTACGACCGTGGCGGAAATATCATGCGCGATTTTGTGGGATTCGGTGTAAGCATGGATCTTCCGCTGTTTAACCGTAATCAGGGCAATATCAAAATCGCCCAGCTGGAAATTGAAAAGAAAAAAGTCGAAGCCGAGCAGTTCCGTCTTGACATCGAACGGGAAATAGATTTTTTAACAGCGCGTCTTGGTGCTCTCGAGACAAGCCTGAAATCCACCGATAGCACCTTTGCCCAAAGGTTGGATACTGCTCTTGAGCGCTACGTACGCAACTTTCAGCAAAAGAGACTTACCATCGTCGAATTTACGGATTTCATCAACAATTATATGGAAAACAAAGAGGCAATTCTTGAACGTTGTGCGAAATATCTTCAGTATAAAGAAGAACTCATTTATTTAATTGGAAAGGATATATTAGAATGA
- a CDS encoding efflux RND transporter periplasmic adaptor subunit: protein MKRFCLNDDFKQHIKIDSIRKRAVSEQIALNGAVQYDQDELAVLKTPVQGIVQSVAVKMGDFVTKGQVLITLKGTSVNDLAKDLRELENSRRLVVSKLNTLRSMLKDGMASQREVDEMENELKAANIGIQHVKSNMQLLNGSSENGTFYIRAPKSGYIVDKKVSPGMTVDDNVDLLSVSNLNEVWVAVNIYANNLPFVKNGARVRVTTLAYKGEYFEGYIDQIANFFDPDERVVKARVKMANKDLRLKPGMSVDVFVEKASASSGRLLLAIPKDAIILYNNQNYVVTYRGDCEMSVKPVVIVSENESYAFVEDGLQEGDRVLTENELIVFDELMSR, encoded by the coding sequence ATGAAAAGATTTTGTCTGAACGACGATTTCAAGCAGCACATTAAAATCGATTCGATTCGAAAAAGAGCTGTCTCCGAACAGATCGCTTTAAATGGGGCGGTACAATACGACCAAGACGAGCTCGCTGTACTAAAGACACCGGTTCAGGGGATTGTGCAATCTGTGGCGGTGAAGATGGGGGACTTTGTCACGAAGGGACAAGTATTGATTACACTAAAAGGTACTTCCGTTAATGACCTTGCAAAGGATCTACGCGAATTGGAAAACAGCAGGCGGCTGGTCGTTAGTAAGCTGAATACCTTGCGGAGCATGCTCAAAGATGGCATGGCCTCCCAGCGCGAAGTGGATGAAATGGAAAACGAATTGAAAGCTGCGAATATAGGCATCCAGCATGTGAAGTCAAATATGCAATTGCTCAACGGATCATCAGAAAACGGAACTTTTTATATCAGGGCTCCGAAATCGGGATATATAGTCGATAAGAAAGTCAGTCCGGGTATGACAGTGGATGACAATGTCGATCTATTGTCCGTCAGCAATCTGAATGAAGTATGGGTAGCAGTTAACATCTACGCTAATAATTTACCATTTGTCAAAAACGGGGCTCGGGTCAGGGTGACCACTTTAGCCTATAAAGGCGAATACTTTGAAGGGTATATTGATCAGATCGCCAATTTTTTTGATCCAGATGAACGTGTTGTTAAAGCGAGGGTAAAAATGGCGAACAAAGATTTAAGGCTGAAGCCGGGGATGAGCGTGGATGTTTTTGTTGAAAAAGCTTCGGCGAGCAGCGGGCGGTTGTTATTAGCTATTCCGAAGGATGCTATCATCTTGTATAATAACCAGAATTATGTGGTGACATACAGAGGCGATTGCGAGATGTCGGTCAAACCGGTCGTTATTGTTTCTGAAAATGAGAGCTATGCGTTTGTGGAGGATGGACTGCAGGAAGGAGACCGTGTGCTTACTGAAAATGAACTGATTGTGTTTGATGAATTGATGAGTAGATAG
- a CDS encoding sensor histidine kinase — protein sequence MNLKTRLAFFSSLAIAIIFGLAAIVIYWLFYNSSERYLINSLEKNAKIAGIYYLEADEQSPLKHQESKKQYESLVKRAMVAVFNAEGKISYGGLRQDNEIELDLLARLKREKTIYFKTDDNFYFGLYYPDNQGDFFVFVKEPKTDFNHQLNRLLITLTLVFFVAWISIILFSIWLGKYAYLPIRNVIHEIRNKDLNTIQQPLTVVKSKDELQDLVESYNALLRRISENMIIRRNFVSYVSHEFRTPLAGILGSMEVFGGKARSPEEYEELVNTITEHVNFLNNLISNFLLLTEDRTVGRSQEVFRIDEIVWDLVAKFKQTFQIPIRIDVQVSDPMYFNCRGNKMLIALSLSNLIENGLKYGNGKEVLVRLMTLSDRLSLQIIDHGIGIPPAELEAIKQTFYRASNVGEIKGSGIGLSFAQIVFKDQGVEFEIDSDDSGTTVSLFFPKL from the coding sequence ATGAATCTGAAGACCAGACTGGCTTTTTTCTCATCCCTGGCGATTGCTATTATATTTGGACTGGCAGCGATAGTCATTTACTGGTTATTTTACAATTCGTCGGAACGATACCTTATAAATTCGCTTGAAAAAAACGCAAAAATTGCGGGTATTTATTATCTGGAGGCGGATGAGCAGAGTCCCTTAAAACATCAGGAGTCCAAAAAACAATACGAAAGCCTTGTCAAACGGGCGATGGTAGCGGTTTTTAATGCTGAAGGTAAGATAAGCTACGGTGGTCTTCGTCAAGACAACGAAATTGAGCTGGATCTGCTCGCACGACTAAAGAGGGAAAAGACTATTTATTTTAAAACAGACGATAACTTTTATTTTGGACTGTATTATCCCGACAATCAGGGGGATTTTTTTGTTTTTGTTAAGGAGCCAAAAACCGATTTCAATCACCAATTAAACCGTTTGCTCATCACACTCACACTAGTCTTCTTTGTGGCATGGATCAGTATAATATTATTTTCAATCTGGCTCGGAAAATATGCTTACTTGCCGATCCGGAATGTTATTCACGAAATTCGAAACAAGGACCTTAATACTATACAACAACCGCTTACTGTTGTTAAGAGTAAAGATGAACTGCAGGATCTCGTAGAAAGTTATAATGCGCTCCTACGAAGAATCAGTGAGAACATGATCATCCGCAGGAACTTTGTGAGTTATGTTTCGCATGAATTCCGCACGCCGTTAGCGGGTATTTTGGGATCAATGGAAGTGTTTGGGGGCAAGGCCAGAAGTCCGGAAGAATACGAGGAGCTGGTAAACACCATCACCGAACATGTCAATTTTTTGAATAACTTGATCAGCAATTTTTTACTCTTAACGGAAGATCGGACAGTGGGGCGGTCACAAGAGGTATTTCGAATTGATGAGATTGTGTGGGATCTCGTAGCCAAGTTTAAACAGACATTTCAAATTCCGATAAGGATAGATGTGCAGGTAAGTGATCCAATGTATTTTAACTGTCGTGGGAACAAAATGCTCATCGCTTTATCACTTTCTAATCTGATCGAAAATGGGCTGAAGTATGGAAATGGTAAAGAAGTGCTCGTGCGGTTAATGACATTGTCGGATCGGCTTTCATTGCAGATTATTGATCATGGTATCGGTATTCCGCCTGCCGAACTGGAAGCGATAAAACAAACTTTCTACCGTGCCTCCAACGTAGGTGAGATCAAGGGCAGTGGTATCGGATTATCCTTTGCGCAGATCGTTTTTAAAGACCAGGGAGTAGAATTTGAGATTGATTCGGATGATTCCGGAACTACCGTTTCACTTTTCTTTCCAAAACTCTAA